In Sinorhizobium mexicanum, one DNA window encodes the following:
- a CDS encoding BON domain-containing protein, protein MARKRESDRSREDFSRFRESERDRYGAPYDYERERRRARERFGEAPRGADYENSMYFPEPETRYAGRYRGMEEDYDQWNRERAFRDYYGSGYGYRGQRPYRSHEAPWEGRRQRGFIDRASDEVASWFGDEEAERRREMDQHRGKGPKGYTRPDTRIQEDVSDRLSDDGALDASNIEVSVLNGEVQLSGFVDSKWAKRRAEDCADDVSGVTHVQNNIRVQPTAGTSTGTIT, encoded by the coding sequence ATGGCGAGAAAAAGGGAATCTGATCGGTCCCGTGAAGATTTTAGCCGGTTCCGCGAAAGCGAGCGGGACCGCTACGGCGCACCCTATGACTACGAACGGGAAAGGCGACGTGCACGTGAACGCTTCGGCGAGGCCCCGCGAGGCGCTGACTACGAAAATTCCATGTATTTCCCGGAACCGGAAACGCGCTACGCGGGCCGCTATCGCGGTATGGAAGAGGACTATGATCAGTGGAATCGCGAAAGGGCCTTCCGCGACTACTACGGCTCCGGCTATGGTTATCGCGGGCAACGCCCGTACCGTAGCCACGAAGCGCCGTGGGAAGGCAGGCGGCAACGCGGTTTTATCGATCGAGCGAGCGACGAAGTCGCCTCTTGGTTCGGCGACGAGGAGGCGGAGCGGCGACGCGAGATGGATCAGCATCGCGGCAAGGGCCCCAAAGGATACACCCGTCCTGACACCCGTATCCAGGAAGACGTTAGCGACCGGCTCAGTGACGATGGCGCTCTTGACGCCTCCAACATTGAGGTCTCGGTCTTGAATGGAGAGGTGCAACTCAGCGGTTTCGTCGACTCGAAGTGGGCCAAGCGTCGCGCTGAGGATTGCGCTGACGACGTCTCCGGCGTCACGCACGTGCAAAACAATATCCGAGTGCAGCCGACGGCAGGAACGTCAACAGGGACAATAACTTAG
- a CDS encoding DUF2934 domain-containing protein, whose protein sequence is MDNNDREELIRRRAYAIWEREGRPEGQDRRHWEQASREMQKEENRSRGGEKQDLETEGTTHATSTPASPPSRGKPRDAGSIER, encoded by the coding sequence ATGGACAACAATGACAGGGAAGAGCTCATCCGGCGGAGAGCCTATGCGATCTGGGAGCGGGAAGGTCGCCCCGAAGGCCAGGATCGCCGCCACTGGGAGCAGGCGTCGCGGGAGATGCAAAAAGAGGAAAACCGGTCGAGGGGCGGCGAAAAGCAGGATCTCGAAACGGAAGGGACAACACATGCAACTTCAACCCCTGCGTCGCCACCCTCCCGGGGCAAACCTCGAGACGCGGGCTCGATAGAGCGATAG
- a CDS encoding CBS domain-containing protein, whose protein sequence is MHVSEIMTRDVHLVSPNDTITEVARQMAENDIGFLPVGDHDRLVGMITDRDIVVRGVADGLDLQSKVGDIMTTDVKYCFEDDEVDDVARNMGDVQVRRLPVVNHDKRLVGIVSLADAAREQPAAAGTGLKGVTVPGGTHNQVGRSG, encoded by the coding sequence ATGCACGTGTCGGAAATTATGACCAGAGACGTTCATCTTGTCAGCCCGAACGACACCATTACCGAGGTTGCAAGACAAATGGCGGAAAACGACATCGGCTTTCTGCCGGTGGGCGATCATGACCGCCTTGTTGGCATGATAACGGACAGGGATATCGTCGTTCGCGGCGTTGCTGATGGCCTCGACCTTCAGTCGAAGGTCGGAGACATCATGACGACCGATGTCAAATACTGCTTCGAAGACGATGAAGTGGATGACGTCGCGCGCAATATGGGCGACGTCCAGGTCCGACGCCTGCCCGTAGTCAACCATGACAAGCGATTGGTCGGCATCGTATCGCTCGCCGACGCCGCGCGCGAGCAGCCGGCGGCTGCCGGCACCGGCCTTAAAGGCGTGACGGTTCCCGGCGGAACCCACAACCAGGTCGGACGAAGCGGCTAG